In Gemmata obscuriglobus, a single genomic region encodes these proteins:
- a CDS encoding Gfo/Idh/MocA family protein, which produces MLSRRTFLAASAAAPLVFSRRADARAANDKLTLGFIGVGTMGRGHLGGFLGRSDVHVVAVSDVVKERTDSAKQTIEKRYAEQIKSGAYKGVKTYPDFRDLIADKGIDAVVIATPDHWHAIPAVLAARAGKHIYCEKPLTQNLADGRWIVNEVAKAKVVFQTGSQQRSEFGGHFRKAVEYVWNGRIGKLKTVRIGVGAAARPCDLKGEEKPAGTDWDMWLGPAPEREYSSVLCPKGVHGHFPAWRDYQEYAGGQLADMGAHHFDIAQWAMGTDTSGPVEVLPPEKKSDRGLRFVYASGVVVIHNEFEKGKDGKEIKADCVFEGTEGTILVSRGGISSLPDTILKEPIGEKEKRVYPSTDHKKNWLECVRSGKETICPAETGHRSASICHLGNIGYRLKRKLKWDPAKELFVGDEAANKELSREPRTKWKI; this is translated from the coding sequence ATGCTCTCCCGCCGCACGTTTCTGGCCGCGAGCGCCGCAGCCCCCCTCGTGTTCTCCCGCCGCGCCGACGCGCGGGCCGCTAACGACAAGCTGACCCTCGGGTTCATCGGCGTCGGCACGATGGGCCGCGGGCACCTCGGCGGGTTCCTCGGCCGCAGCGACGTGCACGTGGTCGCGGTGTCAGATGTTGTGAAGGAGCGCACCGACAGCGCCAAACAGACCATCGAGAAGCGGTACGCCGAACAGATCAAGTCGGGCGCCTACAAGGGCGTCAAAACGTACCCGGACTTTCGCGACCTGATCGCCGACAAGGGCATCGACGCGGTGGTGATCGCCACCCCGGACCACTGGCACGCCATCCCCGCCGTCCTCGCGGCCCGCGCCGGGAAGCACATTTACTGCGAGAAGCCGCTCACCCAGAACCTCGCGGACGGCCGCTGGATCGTGAACGAGGTCGCGAAGGCGAAGGTCGTCTTCCAGACCGGCAGCCAGCAGCGGAGCGAGTTCGGCGGGCACTTCCGTAAAGCCGTCGAGTACGTGTGGAACGGCCGCATCGGCAAGCTGAAGACGGTCCGCATCGGCGTCGGCGCCGCCGCCCGGCCGTGCGACCTGAAGGGCGAGGAGAAGCCCGCGGGCACCGACTGGGACATGTGGCTCGGGCCGGCGCCGGAGCGCGAGTACAGTTCGGTGCTGTGCCCGAAGGGCGTCCACGGCCACTTCCCCGCGTGGCGCGACTACCAGGAGTACGCCGGCGGGCAACTCGCCGACATGGGCGCGCACCACTTCGACATCGCGCAGTGGGCGATGGGCACGGACACGAGCGGCCCGGTCGAGGTGCTCCCGCCGGAAAAGAAGAGCGACCGCGGGCTGCGGTTCGTCTACGCCAGCGGCGTGGTGGTGATCCACAACGAGTTCGAGAAGGGGAAGGACGGCAAGGAGATCAAGGCCGATTGTGTGTTTGAGGGCACCGAGGGCACCATCCTGGTGAGCCGCGGCGGCATCAGCAGCCTGCCCGACACGATTCTCAAGGAGCCGATCGGCGAGAAGGAGAAGCGCGTCTACCCGAGCACCGACCATAAGAAGAACTGGCTGGAGTGCGTCCGCAGCGGGAAGGAAACCATCTGTCCGGCCGAGACCGGTCACCGCTCCGCGAGCATCTGCCATCTGGGTAATATCGGCTACCGGCTCAAACGCAAGTTGAAGTGGGACCCGGCGAAGGAACTGTTCGTCGGCGACGAAGCGGCGAACAAGGAACTGTCCCGCGAACCGCGGACGAAGTGGAAGATTTGA
- the hemF gene encoding oxygen-dependent coproporphyrinogen oxidase — translation MHPRAAEYLKGLQDRICAALAAADGGATFREDSWTRPGGGGGRTRVIENGAVFEKGGVNYSEVYGEFAPEFAKQMPGDGLSFTAVGVSLVLHPHNPLVPTVHANFRYLTHGSKAWFGGGGDLTPYYPFKEDVVHFHKTWKRACDAHPTVADYAKMKKDCDEYFHLKHRNEARGVGGIFFDYMDATEDAFAFVRRAGDAFVEAYVPIVDRRKGLSYTPEQRFFQEYRRGRYVEFNLVYDRGTVFGLKTNGRTESILMSLPPVVRYIYDYTPAPGTPEAELTGYWLRPQDWAAMDG, via the coding sequence ATGCACCCCCGTGCTGCCGAGTACCTCAAGGGGCTTCAGGACCGTATCTGTGCCGCACTCGCGGCCGCGGACGGGGGCGCAACGTTCCGCGAGGACAGTTGGACCCGGCCCGGGGGCGGCGGCGGGCGCACGCGGGTGATCGAGAACGGCGCGGTGTTCGAGAAGGGCGGCGTGAACTACTCCGAGGTGTACGGCGAGTTCGCACCGGAGTTCGCCAAACAGATGCCGGGCGACGGGTTGAGCTTTACGGCGGTGGGCGTCTCGCTGGTGCTGCACCCGCACAACCCGCTGGTGCCGACGGTCCACGCGAACTTCCGCTACCTCACGCACGGGTCGAAGGCGTGGTTCGGGGGCGGCGGCGACCTCACGCCGTATTACCCGTTCAAGGAGGACGTGGTTCACTTCCACAAGACCTGGAAGCGGGCGTGTGACGCGCACCCGACGGTCGCCGACTACGCGAAGATGAAGAAGGACTGCGACGAGTACTTCCACCTGAAGCACCGCAACGAGGCGCGCGGCGTGGGCGGCATCTTCTTCGACTACATGGACGCCACCGAGGACGCGTTCGCGTTCGTGCGGCGAGCCGGGGACGCGTTCGTGGAGGCTTACGTGCCGATCGTGGACCGCCGGAAAGGGCTGAGCTACACGCCCGAGCAGCGGTTCTTTCAGGAGTACCGGCGCGGGCGGTACGTGGAGTTCAACCTGGTGTACGACCGCGGCACGGTGTTCGGGCTGAAGACCAACGGCCGCACGGAAAGCATCTTGATGAGCCTGCCGCCGGTGGTGCGGTACATCTACGATTACACGCCGGCCCCGGGCACGCCGGAGGCCGAGTTGACCGGCTACTGGCTCCGGCCCCAAGACTGGGCCGCGATGGACGGGTGA